The Peribacillus simplex genome contains a region encoding:
- the bshA gene encoding N-acetyl-alpha-D-glucosaminyl L-malate synthase BshA — MKLKIGITCYPTVGGSGVVATELGKMLAEKGHEIHFISSSLPFRLNKMYCNIFYHQVEVNSYSVFQYPPYDLALASKIADVVKREKLDILHVHYAIPHAVCAILAKQMSGNEVKIVTTLHGTDITVLGHDPSLTNLIKFGIEQSDVVTGVSNSLVQQTHELIAPEKEIKTVYNFIDERDYHKSNSDYLKDEYGISEDEKVIIHVSNFRSVKRVKDVIQAFYLTQKKMPAKLLLVGDGPEVTTVLKLAKDLGIDDSVLFLGKQDNLAELYSISDLIFLLSEKESFGLVLLEAMACGVPCIGTNIGGIPEVIVDGKTGYICELGDVNMVAEKAVGLLSDPLLHKRFSEAALKRANTDFHSDTIMSEYEAIYIQALEGKSME, encoded by the coding sequence ATGAAATTAAAAATTGGAATTACCTGTTACCCCACAGTTGGGGGTTCTGGTGTCGTAGCAACTGAATTAGGTAAGATGCTTGCAGAAAAAGGACATGAAATACATTTCATTTCTTCAAGCCTCCCTTTTCGCTTGAATAAGATGTACTGTAATATTTTTTATCACCAGGTTGAAGTGAACTCGTATTCAGTCTTTCAATATCCACCATATGACCTGGCTCTTGCTAGCAAGATAGCGGATGTCGTAAAACGGGAGAAATTAGATATCCTTCACGTTCATTATGCAATTCCACATGCTGTTTGTGCGATCCTTGCAAAGCAAATGTCAGGTAATGAAGTAAAGATCGTAACCACACTGCATGGTACGGACATAACCGTGTTAGGCCATGATCCCTCATTGACCAATTTGATAAAATTCGGGATAGAGCAATCAGATGTCGTTACAGGAGTATCTAATTCCCTTGTCCAGCAAACGCACGAATTAATTGCGCCGGAAAAAGAAATCAAAACCGTCTATAATTTTATTGATGAAAGGGATTACCATAAATCCAATTCCGATTACCTTAAGGATGAATACGGAATCAGTGAAGATGAAAAAGTGATCATACATGTTTCCAATTTCCGTTCGGTCAAGCGAGTGAAAGACGTCATCCAGGCGTTTTATTTAACTCAAAAGAAAATGCCTGCAAAGCTTTTACTTGTAGGAGACGGGCCGGAAGTGACAACCGTATTGAAATTGGCTAAAGATCTTGGAATCGATGATTCGGTCTTGTTTCTTGGTAAGCAGGATAACCTTGCCGAATTATATTCAATCAGTGATTTGATATTCCTGTTATCGGAAAAAGAGAGTTTCGGACTTGTGCTGCTCGAGGCGATGGCATGTGGAGTTCCTTGTATCGGGACGAATATCGGGGGAATTCCTGAAGTCATCGTTGATGGGAAGACTGGTTATATTTGTGAATTGGGAGATGTCAATATGGTTGCTGAAAAAGCGGTTGGACTTTTAAGCGACCCGCTTTTACATAAACGCTTTTCTGAAGCTGCGCTGAAAAGGGCCAATACAGATTTTCATTCCGATACGATTATGTCAGAGTATGAAGCCATCTACATTCAAGCACTTGAAGGTAAATCCATGGAATAG
- the bshB1 gene encoding bacillithiol biosynthesis deacetylase BshB1 has translation MKNKSNIDILAFGAHADDVEIGMGGTIAKYVQKGRKVVICDLTKAEMSSNGTVPLRLEEAHKAAEILGVTRISLDLPDRGLYMKAEYINQIIAVIRHYKPALVFAPFLEDRHPDHGNCAKLVEEAVFSAGVRKYMEEEGLDSHRVQNMYYYMINGFHKPDFVVDITSTMSKKLDSLRAYGSQFEKSQISVETPLVNGYIETVEARERMFGKEVGVAYAEGFMTKKPLLIDADLLGEK, from the coding sequence ATGAAAAACAAAAGTAATATAGATATCCTGGCTTTTGGCGCACATGCGGATGATGTTGAAATCGGTATGGGCGGCACAATCGCTAAATATGTGCAAAAAGGCAGGAAAGTTGTCATTTGTGATTTGACAAAGGCTGAAATGTCATCCAATGGTACCGTTCCATTGCGGCTGGAGGAAGCGCATAAGGCTGCTGAAATCCTTGGGGTGACGAGGATTTCCCTTGATCTACCCGACCGGGGACTATACATGAAAGCGGAATACATAAATCAAATCATTGCGGTCATTCGCCATTATAAACCTGCCCTTGTATTTGCACCATTTTTGGAAGATCGCCATCCCGATCATGGTAACTGTGCCAAATTAGTGGAGGAAGCAGTTTTTTCGGCAGGAGTAAGAAAGTATATGGAAGAGGAAGGCCTGGATTCTCATCGCGTCCAAAATATGTACTATTATATGATCAATGGGTTTCACAAACCGGACTTCGTCGTGGACATCACTTCTACAATGTCGAAAAAGCTGGATAGCCTTAGGGCATATGGCAGCCAATTCGAAAAGAGTCAAATATCTGTGGAAACACCGCTTGTTAATGGTTATATCGAGACTGTAGAGGCACGGGAGCGGATGTTCGGTAAAGAAGTGGGTGTCGCCTATGCGGAGGGATTCATGACAAAAAAACCGTTACTGATCGATGCCGACTTGTTAGGAGAAAAATAA
- the panC gene encoding pantoate--beta-alanine ligase — MKTFTSAADLQLALREEKNNHKSIGYVATMGFLHEGHATLLEKARKENDIVVLSIFVNPMQFGPNEDFETYPRDLERDENVAANGGVDYLFYPTVHEMYGEEPSVKVVVQSRTDVLCGRQRPGHFDGVATVLTKFFNIILPDRAYFGKKDAQQVAVIDGLIKDFNFPIQLVAVDTVREEDGLAKSSRNVNLSDQERMEAKELYQSLLKAKEAVESGERNTGTVTDLVREHIAGHTSGVIDYIEVYQYPELKPLESLAGNVIIAMAVKFKHARLIDNITLYVE, encoded by the coding sequence ATGAAAACTTTTACATCGGCTGCTGATTTGCAACTGGCACTTAGAGAGGAAAAAAACAATCATAAAAGCATTGGCTATGTAGCGACAATGGGGTTTTTACATGAGGGGCATGCAACGCTTTTGGAAAAGGCCCGCAAAGAAAATGATATTGTGGTATTGAGTATTTTTGTGAATCCGATGCAATTTGGACCTAATGAGGATTTTGAAACATATCCGCGGGATTTGGAACGGGATGAAAATGTCGCAGCAAATGGCGGAGTGGATTATCTCTTCTATCCTACAGTCCACGAAATGTACGGTGAAGAACCATCTGTGAAGGTTGTTGTCCAAAGCAGGACGGATGTTTTATGCGGGAGACAAAGACCTGGACACTTTGATGGTGTAGCGACGGTCTTAACGAAATTCTTTAATATCATCCTTCCTGATAGAGCTTACTTTGGTAAGAAGGATGCCCAGCAAGTCGCCGTGATAGATGGTTTGATCAAAGACTTTAATTTCCCTATCCAGCTTGTTGCTGTAGATACCGTTCGCGAAGAAGATGGGTTAGCGAAGAGCTCGCGAAATGTTAACTTATCAGATCAAGAACGCATGGAGGCCAAAGAGCTGTACCAAAGTTTATTAAAGGCCAAAGAGGCGGTTGAATCAGGTGAAAGAAATACAGGAACCGTCACGGACTTAGTAAGGGAACATATTGCTGGCCACACAAGTGGAGTGATCGACTATATTGAAGTCTATCAATATCCGGAACTTAAACCACTCGAATCGCTGGCAGGAAACGTCATCATTGCAATGGCTGTAAAGTTCAAGCATGCAAGACTAATTGATAATATCACCTTATATGTGGAATAA
- the panD gene encoding aspartate 1-decarboxylase produces the protein MFRTMMNGKIHRARVTEANLNYVGSITIDEDIIDAVGILPNEKVAIVNNNNGARLETYVIAGERGSGVVCLNGAAARLVQPDDIVIIISYVMVSEDKLGEHKPKVAIMDENNKIIDLISNEPAATIM, from the coding sequence ATGTTTCGAACGATGATGAATGGGAAAATTCACCGTGCACGGGTAACTGAAGCTAATTTGAATTATGTAGGCAGCATAACGATTGATGAAGATATAATCGATGCGGTGGGTATTCTGCCTAACGAAAAAGTCGCCATCGTGAATAATAATAATGGTGCACGACTTGAAACGTATGTGATTGCGGGTGAACGGGGTAGCGGTGTAGTGTGTTTGAATGGAGCGGCAGCTAGACTGGTGCAGCCGGATGATATCGTGATAATCATTTCTTATGTAATGGTTTCAGAGGATAAACTGGGAGAGCACAAACCAAAAGTTGCGATCATGGATGAAAACAACAAAATCATTGATTTGATTTCAAACGAACCTGCAGCTACAATCATGTAA
- the panB gene encoding 3-methyl-2-oxobutanoate hydroxymethyltransferase produces MKLSGDFLKMKQNQEKIVMLTAYDYPSAKLAEQSGVDMILVGDSLGMVVLGYESTIPVTVNDMIHHTKAVKRGAPDTFVVTDMPFMSYHLSMDETLKNAARIMQEGQADAVKLEGADDVVEKISALTKAGIPVVAHLGLTPQSVGVLGGYKVQGKDAESAAQLLEDARKCEAAGAMAVVFECVPHQVGELVTRNLEIPTIGIGAGAETDGQVLVYHDVIKYGVDRLAKFVKVYGDANELIGQSISSFVNEVKSKDFPSEEHTFTMKEEQLSELYGGKR; encoded by the coding sequence ATGAAATTGTCCGGAGATTTTTTGAAAATGAAACAAAATCAAGAGAAAATTGTCATGCTGACGGCTTATGATTACCCGTCTGCAAAGTTAGCCGAACAATCAGGTGTAGACATGATCTTAGTCGGCGATTCTTTAGGAATGGTCGTATTGGGATATGAATCAACGATTCCAGTTACGGTGAATGACATGATCCATCATACAAAGGCGGTAAAACGCGGTGCGCCAGATACATTTGTCGTGACGGACATGCCCTTTATGAGCTATCACCTATCTATGGATGAAACGCTCAAGAATGCAGCCCGAATCATGCAGGAAGGTCAAGCGGATGCCGTGAAGCTTGAGGGAGCGGATGATGTTGTTGAAAAAATATCAGCTTTAACCAAGGCGGGCATCCCGGTCGTAGCCCATCTTGGCCTGACACCCCAATCAGTCGGCGTTCTGGGCGGATATAAAGTGCAAGGTAAAGATGCCGAAAGTGCCGCACAGCTCTTGGAAGATGCGAGAAAGTGTGAAGCGGCAGGGGCGATGGCAGTAGTATTTGAATGTGTTCCACATCAAGTGGGGGAACTCGTCACACGGAACCTCGAAATTCCAACCATCGGAATTGGGGCAGGCGCAGAAACGGATGGTCAAGTCCTCGTTTACCATGATGTCATCAAGTATGGGGTAGACCGGCTAGCGAAATTCGTAAAAGTTTATGGAGATGCAAATGAACTGATTGGTCAATCGATTTCAAGCTTTGTGAATGAAGTGAAATCTAAAGATTTTCCTTCGGAAGAACATACTTTTACGATGAAAGAAGAGCAGCTTTCTGAACTTTATGGAGGGAAAAGATGA
- a CDS encoding methylglyoxal synthase yields the protein MKIALIAHDKKKEDIIRFVTAYKAVFEQHELFATGTTGKRIMEEVSLPVHRFHSGPLGGDQEIGAMIARGEMDMVLFFRDPLTSQPHEPDVSALIRLSDVYEIPLATNMGTAEVLIQGLKHGYMDWLKLRQKQGEINEKQK from the coding sequence ATGAAAATTGCCTTAATTGCCCATGATAAGAAAAAAGAAGATATCATTCGATTTGTAACAGCCTATAAAGCTGTATTTGAGCAGCATGAATTATTTGCAACAGGTACGACCGGGAAACGAATCATGGAAGAAGTATCGCTGCCTGTCCATCGTTTTCATTCAGGACCTCTTGGCGGGGATCAGGAAATAGGTGCAATGATTGCACGCGGAGAAATGGACATGGTCCTATTTTTCCGCGATCCTTTGACATCACAGCCACATGAACCTGATGTATCGGCGCTTATACGACTATCAGATGTATATGAAATTCCCTTGGCGACAAATATGGGCACGGCAGAAGTGCTGATACAAGGATTGAAACATGGCTATATGGACTGGCTAAAACTAAGGCAAAAACAAGGTGAGATAAATGAAAAACAAAAGTAA
- the dinG gene encoding ATP-dependent DNA helicase DinG: MMQRYVVVDLETTGNSPKKGDRIIQFAGVVIENDQIVDEYSTFIHPGQEISLFIEELTGISNETVKNAPDFEDVAENIARLIEGACFVAHNVLFDLSFLQEELVRCGFEPFYGSTLDTVELAKILKPTSDGYKLHQLAKEENLDHSRPHQADSDAYATALLLLELKKKLLNLPVMTLKQLYRLSYSLQSEVSELIDACIASKLAKAEVHSPDLITYRGLAFKKAEDEGDHKDTESKFPLDDGEKIALLQSAFPAFEARSGQLEMMNMIHHSFESSQDAIIEAGTGIGKSIGYLLPAVYFAKKHHKPVVVSTYTLQLQDQLLQNEVPKLKKILPFTFQAVLLKGRSNYLSLAKFERALREKEDNYETALTKMQILVWLTETVTGDKDELNLTSGGQLFWNRLQSDGLTYAGLKQPWLELDFFERAKRTAAKADIIITNHSFLMTDLLTEDALIPKKGYLVLDEAHHLEQAASKQLGSRLNYISVKTVLNRLGTSDQKQLLYKLDRMLLNNGLTDGKSMHELDQKLSDFSYEFEQLFYYISNQAEKLSRSMSPKRLSFKIDDGRWGKAILVAERLVDLLGFIITELEKRLSLLLNNESPLGKKSLFHLNDIEVLLGHLQDTRDSLHEFFIKPHEENIYWLDYTNAAPQHGVTLTVQPIAGSKRLWDSYFGRQKSVVMTSATLVVKDSFKYFKEQLGLENEPMQTASLPSPFPYKELVKVLVPNDLPDINCLSVEEFSETAANHIIAAAQAAKGRMMVLFTSHEMLRATYHSIKDSGVLDEFTLFAQGISGGSRMRLLRNFQNFDKAVLFGTTSLWEGVDIPGEDLSCLIIVRLPFSPPDEPVTAAKCQLLEKQGRNPFSAYSLPEALLRFRQGFGRLIRTPEDKGILVILDRRIITAKYGPEFQKAIPEVDWHQASITEMAEMIEEWI; this comes from the coding sequence ATGATGCAACGATATGTAGTGGTTGATTTGGAAACAACAGGGAATTCTCCGAAAAAAGGAGATAGGATTATACAATTTGCTGGCGTGGTCATCGAAAATGATCAAATTGTGGATGAATACTCGACATTCATCCACCCCGGACAGGAAATTTCCTTGTTTATTGAAGAATTGACCGGAATAAGCAACGAGACGGTAAAAAATGCACCTGACTTTGAAGATGTTGCAGAAAATATTGCCCGGCTTATAGAAGGGGCTTGTTTTGTTGCCCATAATGTTTTATTTGATTTATCTTTTTTACAGGAAGAACTAGTACGATGCGGGTTTGAGCCGTTTTATGGTTCCACCCTTGATACAGTAGAGTTAGCGAAAATATTAAAACCAACATCCGATGGATATAAGCTGCACCAGCTGGCTAAAGAAGAAAACCTGGATCATTCCAGGCCCCATCAAGCGGATAGTGATGCATATGCCACCGCTTTATTATTGTTGGAATTGAAAAAAAAGCTGTTGAACCTTCCAGTCATGACACTTAAACAGTTATATCGATTATCATATTCCTTACAAAGTGAGGTTTCCGAATTAATAGATGCTTGCATTGCAAGCAAACTTGCTAAAGCAGAAGTCCATTCGCCTGATCTTATTACGTATAGGGGCCTTGCATTTAAAAAGGCCGAAGACGAAGGTGATCATAAAGACACGGAGTCGAAATTCCCGCTCGATGATGGGGAAAAAATAGCCCTGCTACAAAGTGCATTCCCTGCCTTTGAAGCAAGAAGCGGACAACTTGAGATGATGAACATGATTCACCATTCCTTCGAATCCAGCCAGGATGCAATCATTGAAGCTGGGACAGGTATTGGAAAATCCATAGGCTATCTGCTTCCGGCTGTTTATTTTGCAAAAAAACATCATAAACCTGTCGTCGTTTCGACGTATACGCTTCAGCTACAGGATCAACTTCTTCAAAACGAGGTTCCTAAGCTTAAGAAAATCCTTCCGTTTACCTTTCAAGCTGTTTTACTAAAGGGGAGAAGTAATTATTTGAGCTTGGCAAAGTTCGAAAGGGCATTGCGTGAAAAGGAAGATAATTATGAAACGGCATTAACGAAAATGCAGATATTGGTTTGGCTCACTGAAACCGTAACAGGCGATAAAGATGAATTGAATCTCACAAGCGGCGGACAGCTATTCTGGAATAGGCTTCAAAGTGATGGTCTTACATACGCCGGTTTAAAACAGCCCTGGCTTGAATTGGATTTTTTTGAACGGGCAAAAAGAACAGCTGCCAAGGCGGATATCATCATTACTAACCATTCGTTTTTAATGACGGATCTGCTTACAGAAGATGCCTTGATTCCAAAAAAAGGGTATTTGGTTCTCGATGAAGCACACCACTTGGAACAGGCTGCATCTAAACAGCTTGGGAGCAGGCTTAATTACATTTCGGTGAAGACGGTTTTGAACAGACTAGGGACATCAGATCAAAAGCAATTATTATATAAATTGGACAGGATGCTCTTAAATAATGGACTGACTGATGGGAAGTCCATGCATGAATTAGATCAAAAGCTTAGTGATTTTTCGTATGAATTCGAACAGCTTTTTTATTATATCTCCAATCAGGCGGAAAAACTTTCACGTTCCATGAGTCCGAAACGGCTTTCATTCAAAATAGATGATGGAAGATGGGGTAAAGCGATTCTGGTCGCTGAGCGATTGGTGGATTTATTAGGGTTCATCATCACGGAGCTAGAGAAAAGATTGTCTCTTTTATTGAATAATGAGTCCCCCTTAGGAAAAAAATCATTATTTCACTTGAATGATATCGAGGTGCTGCTTGGACATTTACAGGATACCAGGGACTCCTTGCATGAATTTTTCATCAAGCCGCATGAAGAAAATATTTATTGGCTCGATTATACGAATGCAGCACCCCAGCATGGGGTGACTTTGACGGTTCAGCCGATTGCAGGAAGTAAACGGCTTTGGGATTCCTATTTCGGGCGCCAAAAGAGTGTGGTCATGACATCGGCAACCCTCGTGGTGAAGGATTCTTTTAAGTATTTTAAAGAACAACTCGGTTTAGAGAATGAGCCAATGCAGACAGCAAGTTTACCTTCACCCTTTCCTTATAAGGAACTCGTAAAGGTACTGGTTCCAAATGATCTGCCAGATATCAATTGCTTATCGGTGGAGGAATTCTCCGAAACGGCGGCAAATCATATTATTGCTGCCGCTCAGGCAGCGAAAGGGAGAATGATGGTATTATTCACCTCGCATGAAATGCTGAGGGCAACCTATCATTCCATCAAAGACAGTGGCGTACTGGATGAGTTCACGCTGTTTGCCCAAGGGATTTCTGGGGGAAGCAGGATGAGGCTGCTCAGGAATTTCCAAAACTTCGATAAAGCCGTCCTGTTTGGGACAACCAGCCTATGGGAAGGCGTCGATATCCCCGGCGAGGATTTATCTTGTTTAATCATTGTCAGGCTGCCCTTTTCGCCACCGGATGAACCAGTGACAGCTGCAAAATGCCAACTTCTCGAGAAGCAAGGGCGCAATCCTTTCTCTGCGTATTCTTTACCTGAAGCCCTGCTAAGGTTCCGGCAAGGTTTCGGCAGGCTTATACGCACTCCAGAAGATAAGGGGATTTTGGTGATTCTTGATCGCCGCATCATCACTGCCAAATATGGACCTGAATTTCAAAAAGCCATTCCGGAAGTGGACTGGCACCAAGCCTCAATAACAGAAATGGCTGAAATGATAGAAGAGTGGATTTAA
- the dapB gene encoding 4-hydroxy-tetrahydrodipicolinate reductase: MSKVKVIVAGPRGRMGNEAVKLVHRTEGFELAAVIDRKHNGESISAIEGFHGIEAPVFSDINECFSSIKADVLIDLTTPEVGMFHTETALNHGIRPVVGTTGFTKEDLAKLDSLTKEKGIGCIIAPNFAIGAILMMKFSQMAAKYFPDVEIIEMHHDQKLDAPSGTASKTADMIAAVRETKQQGHPNEKETIQGARGANIDGMHIHSVRLPGLVAHQQVLFGSDGELLTVRHDSFNRASFMSGVKLAVDTVMKLDVLVYGLENIIE, from the coding sequence ATGAGTAAAGTGAAAGTGATTGTAGCTGGTCCACGTGGCAGAATGGGAAATGAAGCGGTGAAGCTTGTACATAGGACAGAAGGGTTTGAATTGGCAGCTGTCATAGATCGCAAGCATAACGGGGAAAGCATCTCCGCGATAGAAGGTTTTCACGGTATTGAAGCACCGGTTTTTTCGGATATAAATGAATGCTTTTCTTCTATAAAGGCGGACGTATTGATCGATTTGACCACACCGGAAGTGGGGATGTTCCATACCGAAACGGCACTTAATCATGGCATCCGCCCTGTAGTGGGAACGACCGGTTTTACTAAGGAAGATTTAGCGAAGTTGGATTCATTAACAAAAGAAAAGGGCATTGGTTGCATCATCGCGCCAAACTTTGCGATTGGAGCCATTTTGATGATGAAGTTTTCCCAAATGGCTGCAAAATATTTCCCTGATGTAGAAATCATAGAGATGCACCATGATCAAAAACTGGATGCACCTTCTGGCACGGCCTCCAAAACGGCAGACATGATTGCAGCGGTACGTGAAACAAAACAACAGGGGCACCCTAATGAAAAAGAAACCATCCAGGGTGCAAGAGGTGCAAATATAGATGGCATGCATATCCACAGTGTACGGCTACCGGGACTTGTTGCCCATCAACAGGTGCTTTTCGGAAGTGATGGAGAGCTATTGACGGTTCGGCATGATTCCTTTAATCGAGCGTCCTTCATGTCAGGAGTCAAACTTGCTGTCGATACCGTCATGAAATTGGATGTTCTTGTATACGGCCTGGAAAATATTATCGAATAG
- a CDS encoding CCA tRNA nucleotidyltransferase, whose translation MDRLFLKSVPILEVIEEAGYEAYFVGGSVRDFILGRPINDVDIATSATPQEIKRIFPNTADIGIDHGTVLVITDTGTYEITTFRTESGYSDFRRPDSVQFVRSLTEDLQRRDFTMNAMAMDKTGKIFDPFNGKCDLAEKRIITVGNPNERFHEDALRMMRALRFVSQLDFDLDQETFDSLKENAQIISEIAVERILVEFEKLVAGSNKIRAFSLLLESGLYQYLPQFSSKKDHLMDLLNLPLQQLKAAEIWSIIMVNTKDQDLEKALREWKLPLKTIRSVQRTIQLVKKEPSAIDVFQAGHGVTVQAAKVKAALSGGNVSDAEENAHQRYNELIIKQMSDLAVTGKDLLNWHQERPGPWVKEYLEKILKAVLDEELRNDKEEIKRWLVKCNLS comes from the coding sequence ATGGATCGGTTATTCTTAAAATCAGTACCCATTCTGGAAGTGATTGAAGAAGCAGGATACGAGGCTTATTTCGTTGGCGGCTCTGTAAGGGATTTTATCCTTGGCCGGCCCATAAACGATGTGGACATCGCCACTTCCGCGACACCCCAGGAAATCAAAAGGATTTTTCCTAATACGGCTGATATCGGAATCGACCACGGAACAGTGCTTGTCATTACGGATACGGGTACATACGAAATTACGACGTTTAGAACGGAAAGCGGGTATTCAGACTTTCGCAGACCCGATTCTGTACAATTTGTCCGTTCTTTGACAGAGGATTTGCAAAGAAGAGATTTTACGATGAATGCAATGGCAATGGATAAGACCGGAAAGATCTTCGATCCATTTAATGGTAAGTGTGATTTGGCAGAAAAAAGGATTATCACGGTTGGCAACCCAAATGAAAGGTTTCATGAGGATGCATTGAGAATGATGCGTGCTTTAAGGTTCGTCAGCCAACTTGATTTTGATCTGGATCAAGAAACCTTTGATTCACTTAAAGAGAACGCCCAGATCATCAGTGAAATCGCTGTCGAAAGAATCCTGGTTGAATTTGAGAAGCTAGTGGCCGGCTCCAATAAGATAAGGGCTTTCTCACTCTTGCTGGAAAGCGGATTATATCAATACCTGCCTCAATTCTCCAGTAAAAAAGATCATTTGATGGACTTACTGAACCTGCCGCTTCAGCAGCTAAAAGCGGCAGAAATATGGTCTATAATCATGGTTAACACAAAGGATCAGGACCTGGAAAAGGCTTTGAGGGAATGGAAGCTGCCATTGAAAACGATAAGAAGCGTTCAACGTACGATACAGCTAGTGAAGAAAGAACCGTCAGCCATCGATGTATTTCAGGCAGGTCATGGTGTAACTGTACAAGCTGCTAAAGTCAAGGCGGCACTGAGTGGCGGTAATGTATCGGATGCGGAGGAGAATGCACATCAGCGTTACAATGAACTTATTATAAAACAAATGTCGGACCTTGCCGTTACGGGTAAGGATTTATTGAATTGGCATCAAGAAAGGCCAGGTCCATGGGTCAAAGAATACTTGGAAAAAATATTGAAAGCTGTCTTGGATGAAGAATTACGAAATGATAAAGAAGAAATTAAGAGGTGGCTGGTGAAATGCAATCTGAGTTAA
- a CDS encoding nucleotide pyrophosphohydrolase — protein sequence MEKHKTIQQMQAEVDQYIGQFKEGYFSPLAMLARMSEELGELAREVNHYHGEKPKKATEEENTIEAELGDMLFVLICFANSLGIDLQNSHDLVMEKFTTRDKDRWTRKEEKMEEEGKDE from the coding sequence ATGGAAAAGCATAAGACGATCCAACAAATGCAAGCGGAAGTCGACCAATACATAGGACAATTTAAAGAAGGATATTTCAGCCCTCTCGCCATGCTCGCCCGCATGTCTGAAGAACTTGGGGAATTGGCCAGGGAAGTCAATCATTACCATGGTGAAAAACCAAAGAAGGCAACAGAGGAAGAGAATACGATTGAAGCGGAATTAGGGGACATGCTTTTTGTGTTGATTTGTTTTGCCAATTCTTTAGGGATTGACCTTCAAAACTCGCATGATTTGGTTATGGAAAAGTTTACCACCCGCGATAAAGATAGATGGACAAGAAAAGAAGAGAAAATGGAGGAGGAAGGTAAAGATGAGTAA
- a CDS encoding biotin--[acetyl-CoA-carboxylase] ligase, whose product MQSELRTKLMEALSKADGAFISGQEIAEYIGCSRTAVWKHIEDLRSEGYNVEAVRKKGYRIISAPEKVSESEIQLGLETKTIGKMIHYQETVESTQKIAHQLANEGVQEGTLVVAEEQLSGKGRLMRSWHSPKFSGIWMSLILRPKIPIHEAPQLTLLAAVAVAQAIEDTTDLKPQIKWPNDILVNRKKVVGILTEMQAESDRIHSVIVGIGMNINQQLEDFPEELQEKASSLLIESGGAVSRSKVIQRALFRLENLYELYLDEGFMPIKDLWESYAISLGQVIKASTVNDTIVGKALGITDSGVLLLEDGKGTVHSIYSADIEIQ is encoded by the coding sequence ATGCAATCTGAGTTAAGAACAAAACTGATGGAAGCCCTCTCAAAAGCGGATGGTGCGTTCATATCCGGTCAGGAAATTGCTGAATACATTGGCTGTTCGCGCACAGCCGTCTGGAAGCATATAGAAGACCTGCGCAGTGAAGGGTATAATGTAGAAGCCGTCAGGAAAAAAGGCTACCGGATCATATCAGCGCCGGAAAAAGTGTCAGAGAGCGAAATACAACTTGGCTTGGAAACAAAAACTATAGGCAAGATGATACACTATCAGGAAACTGTAGAATCCACTCAAAAAATTGCTCATCAACTAGCGAATGAAGGCGTACAGGAGGGAACCCTCGTCGTTGCCGAGGAGCAGTTATCCGGAAAAGGAAGGCTAATGAGATCTTGGCATTCCCCGAAATTCAGCGGCATATGGATGAGTCTGATCCTAAGGCCGAAAATCCCGATTCATGAGGCTCCGCAACTTACATTATTGGCCGCGGTCGCCGTTGCCCAGGCTATAGAGGATACCACTGATTTGAAGCCACAAATAAAGTGGCCGAATGATATTTTGGTGAATCGCAAGAAAGTGGTGGGCATCCTGACGGAGATGCAGGCGGAGTCAGATAGAATCCATTCTGTCATTGTCGGAATTGGAATGAATATCAATCAGCAATTGGAGGATTTTCCTGAAGAACTGCAGGAAAAGGCGTCTTCCCTCCTCATAGAAAGTGGAGGGGCGGTTTCAAGGTCCAAGGTCATTCAACGAGCATTGTTCCGTCTCGAAAACTTGTACGAACTCTATTTAGATGAAGGCTTCATGCCAATAAAGGATTTATGGGAGAGTTATGCGATCAGTCTTGGCCAGGTTATCAAAGCCAGTACCGTTAATGACACGATTGTCGGAAAAGCATTGGGCATAACGGATTCAGGCGTTTTACTTCTTGAAGACGGAAAAGGAACCGTACACTCGATATATTCTGCAGATATTGAAATTCAGTAG